One segment of Syngnathus scovelli strain Florida chromosome 6, RoL_Ssco_1.2, whole genome shotgun sequence DNA contains the following:
- the LOC125970422 gene encoding proton myo-inositol cotransporter isoform X1 — protein MGIKNQSPAEDDGERRLINPSDTSRNPPAQPFVYVLAFFSALGGFLFGYDTGVVSGAMLLLKREMNLNTLWQELVVSSTVGAAAISSLCGGYLNGLLGRRKCTLLASFIFTFGGFILTFAPNKEVLLVGRIIIGLGIGVASMTLPVYIAEVSPPHMRGQLVTVITVLITAGQFIASVVDGAFSYMKHDGWRYMLGLSVLPSILQFVGFLFLPESPRWLLQKGRKEEARRVLSRIRGCQDVDEEFDYIRTSIEEEEKELRGGGIILLRMLRHGPTRRALIVGCGLQMFQQLTGINTVMYYSATILQMSGVREERRAIWLSAVTSGTNFVCTSLSIWLVDRVGRRKLTLASLTGTALSLSVLSLGFLLSAQYSPAVTLRPLDSHNSSCVQYGHCGDCMLNPACGFCYRENSSSGVFDSACLPVDPKTTEHSAWGRCANKTDSPEGPFWAYNFCPTSYSWIVLMGLLLYLTFFAPGMGPMPWTINSEIYPLWARSTGNACSAGVNWIFNVVLSLTFLHIAELITYQGIFFVYMGFTVLGLVFAFGCLPETQGLQLEDIENLFTGPFCSCGTSPNLSNQNIQYIRQGAEFSLGDFGKVGAESGVAYITVSNLKKKKKKAQCCI, from the exons ATGGGCATCAAGAATCAGAGTCCTGCAGAGGACGATGGCGAGCGGCGTCTCATCAACCCGTCCGACACGTCCCGGAACCCCCCCGCGCAGCCTTTCGTCTACGTGCTGGCCTTCTTCTCGGCCCTGGGTGGCTTCCTCTTCGGCTATGATACCGGCGTTGTTTCAGGAGCCATGCTGCTCCTCAAGCGGGAGATGAACCTCAACACCCTGTGGCAGGAGCTGGTGGTCTCCAGTACTGTGGGGGCAGCGGCCATCTCCAGTTTGTGTGGTGGCTACCTCAATGGGTTGCTGGGACGAAGGAAGTGCACACTGCTGGCCAGCTTCATCTTCACCTTCGGTGGGTTCATCCTGACGTTCGCACCCAACAAGGAGGTGCTCCTGGTTGGCAGGATCATCATCGGCCTTGGGATTG GCGTGGCCTCCATGACGCTCCCCGTGTACATCGCCGAGGTGTCACCCCCCCACATGCGAGGTCAGCTGGTCACCGTCATCACCGTTCTCATCACCGCCGGACAGTTCATCGCCAGTGTGGTGGACGGCGCCTTCAGCTATATGAAGCACGATGGCTGGAG GTACATGTTGGGTCTGTCGGTGCTGCCCTCCATCTTGCAGTTCGTGGGCTTCCTCTTCCTGCCCGAGAGCCCCCGCTGGCTTCTGCAGAAGGGCCGAAAAGAGGAGGCCCGTCGCGTCCTGAGTCGCATCCGAGGCTGCCAGGACGTGGATGAGGAGTTCGACTACATCAGGACCAGCatcgaggaggaggagaaggagctgCGTGGAG GTGGGATCATTCTTCTGCGCATGCTCCGCCACGGACCCACCCGCAGGGCTCTGATCGTTGGCTGTGGCCTTCAGATGTTCCAGCAGCTGACTGGCATCAACACCGTCAT GTACTACAGCGCCACCATTCTGCAGATGTCAGGTGTGCGCGAAGAGAGGCGGGCCATCTGGTTGTCGGCCGTCACCTCCGGGACCAACTTTGTGTGCACGTCCCTCAGCATCTGGCTGGTGGACAGAGTCGGGCGCAGGAAACTGACGCTGGCCAGTCTCACGG gtaccGCTCTGAGTCTCAGCGTTTTGTCACTCGGCTTCTTGCTGTCAGCTCAGTACTCTCCCGCAGTAACACTGCGACCGCTCGACTCCCACAACTCCTCCTGCGTACAATACGg CCACTGTGGAGACTGCATGTTGAATCCTGCCTGTGGCTTTTGCTACCGCGAGAACAGCAGCAGCGGCGTTTTTGACTCCGCCTGCCTGCCCGTCGATCCCAAGACCACCGAGCACTCGGCGTGGGGACG GTGTGCCAACAAAACGGACTCGCCGGAGGGTCCATTCTGGGCGTACAACTTCTGCCCTACGTCTTACTCTTGGATCGTGCTGATGGGTCTCCTCCTCTACCTGACTTTCTTTGCTCCAG GGATGGGCCCCATGCCTTGGACTATCAACTCTGAGATCTACCCACTGTGGGCTCGCAGCACTGGAAATGCCTGCTCGGCCGGCGTCAACTGGATCTTCAACGTCGTCCTCTCTCTCACATTTCTTCACATCGCCGAGCTCATCACCTATCAAG GCATCTTCTTCGTGTACATGGGCTTCACCGTCCTGGGCCTGGTCTTCGCGTTTGGGTGCCTCCCCGAGACGCAGGGACTGCAGCTGGAGGACATCGAGAACCTGTTCACGGGTCCGTTCTGCTCCTGCGGCACCTCCCCGAACCTCAGCAATCAGAACATCCAGTATATTCGG CAAGGTGCGGAATTCAGCCTTGGGGACTTCGGGAAAGTGGGCGCGGAAAGTGGCGTAGCCTATATAACTgtaagtaatttaaaaaaaaaaaaaaaaaaagcacaatgttGTATATAA
- the LOC125970422 gene encoding proton myo-inositol cotransporter isoform X2 — protein sequence MGIKNQSPAEDDGERRLINPSDTSRNPPAQPFVYVLAFFSALGGFLFGYDTGVVSGAMLLLKREMNLNTLWQELVVSSTVGAAAISSLCGGYLNGLLGRRKCTLLASFIFTFGGFILTFAPNKEVLLVGRIIIGLGIGVASMTLPVYIAEVSPPHMRGQLVTVITVLITAGQFIASVVDGAFSYMKHDGWRYMLGLSVLPSILQFVGFLFLPESPRWLLQKGRKEEARRVLSRIRGCQDVDEEFDYIRTSIEEEEKELRGGGIILLRMLRHGPTRRALIVGCGLQMFQQLTGINTVMYYSATILQMSGVREERRAIWLSAVTSGTNFVCTSLSIWLVDRVGRRKLTLASLTGTALSLSVLSLGFLLSAQYSPAVTLRPLDSHNSSCVQYGHCGDCMLNPACGFCYRENSSSGVFDSACLPVDPKTTEHSAWGRCANKTDSPEGPFWAYNFCPTSYSWIVLMGLLLYLTFFAPGMGPMPWTINSEIYPLWARSTGNACSAGVNWIFNVVLSLTFLHIAELITYQGIFFVYMGFTVLGLVFAFGCLPETQGLQLEDIENLFTGPFCSCGTSPNLSNQNIQYIRQGAEFSLGDFGKVGAESGVAYITLK from the exons ATGGGCATCAAGAATCAGAGTCCTGCAGAGGACGATGGCGAGCGGCGTCTCATCAACCCGTCCGACACGTCCCGGAACCCCCCCGCGCAGCCTTTCGTCTACGTGCTGGCCTTCTTCTCGGCCCTGGGTGGCTTCCTCTTCGGCTATGATACCGGCGTTGTTTCAGGAGCCATGCTGCTCCTCAAGCGGGAGATGAACCTCAACACCCTGTGGCAGGAGCTGGTGGTCTCCAGTACTGTGGGGGCAGCGGCCATCTCCAGTTTGTGTGGTGGCTACCTCAATGGGTTGCTGGGACGAAGGAAGTGCACACTGCTGGCCAGCTTCATCTTCACCTTCGGTGGGTTCATCCTGACGTTCGCACCCAACAAGGAGGTGCTCCTGGTTGGCAGGATCATCATCGGCCTTGGGATTG GCGTGGCCTCCATGACGCTCCCCGTGTACATCGCCGAGGTGTCACCCCCCCACATGCGAGGTCAGCTGGTCACCGTCATCACCGTTCTCATCACCGCCGGACAGTTCATCGCCAGTGTGGTGGACGGCGCCTTCAGCTATATGAAGCACGATGGCTGGAG GTACATGTTGGGTCTGTCGGTGCTGCCCTCCATCTTGCAGTTCGTGGGCTTCCTCTTCCTGCCCGAGAGCCCCCGCTGGCTTCTGCAGAAGGGCCGAAAAGAGGAGGCCCGTCGCGTCCTGAGTCGCATCCGAGGCTGCCAGGACGTGGATGAGGAGTTCGACTACATCAGGACCAGCatcgaggaggaggagaaggagctgCGTGGAG GTGGGATCATTCTTCTGCGCATGCTCCGCCACGGACCCACCCGCAGGGCTCTGATCGTTGGCTGTGGCCTTCAGATGTTCCAGCAGCTGACTGGCATCAACACCGTCAT GTACTACAGCGCCACCATTCTGCAGATGTCAGGTGTGCGCGAAGAGAGGCGGGCCATCTGGTTGTCGGCCGTCACCTCCGGGACCAACTTTGTGTGCACGTCCCTCAGCATCTGGCTGGTGGACAGAGTCGGGCGCAGGAAACTGACGCTGGCCAGTCTCACGG gtaccGCTCTGAGTCTCAGCGTTTTGTCACTCGGCTTCTTGCTGTCAGCTCAGTACTCTCCCGCAGTAACACTGCGACCGCTCGACTCCCACAACTCCTCCTGCGTACAATACGg CCACTGTGGAGACTGCATGTTGAATCCTGCCTGTGGCTTTTGCTACCGCGAGAACAGCAGCAGCGGCGTTTTTGACTCCGCCTGCCTGCCCGTCGATCCCAAGACCACCGAGCACTCGGCGTGGGGACG GTGTGCCAACAAAACGGACTCGCCGGAGGGTCCATTCTGGGCGTACAACTTCTGCCCTACGTCTTACTCTTGGATCGTGCTGATGGGTCTCCTCCTCTACCTGACTTTCTTTGCTCCAG GGATGGGCCCCATGCCTTGGACTATCAACTCTGAGATCTACCCACTGTGGGCTCGCAGCACTGGAAATGCCTGCTCGGCCGGCGTCAACTGGATCTTCAACGTCGTCCTCTCTCTCACATTTCTTCACATCGCCGAGCTCATCACCTATCAAG GCATCTTCTTCGTGTACATGGGCTTCACCGTCCTGGGCCTGGTCTTCGCGTTTGGGTGCCTCCCCGAGACGCAGGGACTGCAGCTGGAGGACATCGAGAACCTGTTCACGGGTCCGTTCTGCTCCTGCGGCACCTCCCCGAACCTCAGCAATCAGAACATCCAGTATATTCGG CAAGGTGCGGAATTCAGCCTTGGGGACTTCGGGAAAGTGGGCGCGGAAAGTGGCGTAGCCTATATAACT CTGAAATGA
- the LOC125970422 gene encoding proton myo-inositol cotransporter isoform X3 produces MGIKNQSPAEDDGERRLINPSDTSRNPPAQPFVYVLAFFSALGGFLFGYDTGVVSGAMLLLKREMNLNTLWQELVVSSTVGAAAISSLCGGYLNGLLGRRKCTLLASFIFTFGGFILTFAPNKEVLLVGRIIIGLGIGVASMTLPVYIAEVSPPHMRGQLVTVITVLITAGQFIASVVDGAFSYMKHDGWRYMLGLSVLPSILQFVGFLFLPESPRWLLQKGRKEEARRVLSRIRGCQDVDEEFDYIRTSIEEEEKELRGGGIILLRMLRHGPTRRALIVGCGLQMFQQLTGINTVMYYSATILQMSGVREERRAIWLSAVTSGTNFVCTSLSIWLVDRVGRRKLTLASLTGTALSLSVLSLGFLLSAQYSPAVTLRPLDSHNSSCVQYGHCGDCMLNPACGFCYRENSSSGVFDSACLPVDPKTTEHSAWGRCANKTDSPEGPFWAYNFCPTSYSWIVLMGLLLYLTFFAPGMGPMPWTINSEIYPLWARSTGNACSAGVNWIFNVVLSLTFLHIAELITYQGIFFVYMGFTVLGLVFAFGCLPETQGLQLEDIENLFTGPFCSCGTSPNLSNQNIQYIRVKGNNYLPSDNDTSDID; encoded by the exons ATGGGCATCAAGAATCAGAGTCCTGCAGAGGACGATGGCGAGCGGCGTCTCATCAACCCGTCCGACACGTCCCGGAACCCCCCCGCGCAGCCTTTCGTCTACGTGCTGGCCTTCTTCTCGGCCCTGGGTGGCTTCCTCTTCGGCTATGATACCGGCGTTGTTTCAGGAGCCATGCTGCTCCTCAAGCGGGAGATGAACCTCAACACCCTGTGGCAGGAGCTGGTGGTCTCCAGTACTGTGGGGGCAGCGGCCATCTCCAGTTTGTGTGGTGGCTACCTCAATGGGTTGCTGGGACGAAGGAAGTGCACACTGCTGGCCAGCTTCATCTTCACCTTCGGTGGGTTCATCCTGACGTTCGCACCCAACAAGGAGGTGCTCCTGGTTGGCAGGATCATCATCGGCCTTGGGATTG GCGTGGCCTCCATGACGCTCCCCGTGTACATCGCCGAGGTGTCACCCCCCCACATGCGAGGTCAGCTGGTCACCGTCATCACCGTTCTCATCACCGCCGGACAGTTCATCGCCAGTGTGGTGGACGGCGCCTTCAGCTATATGAAGCACGATGGCTGGAG GTACATGTTGGGTCTGTCGGTGCTGCCCTCCATCTTGCAGTTCGTGGGCTTCCTCTTCCTGCCCGAGAGCCCCCGCTGGCTTCTGCAGAAGGGCCGAAAAGAGGAGGCCCGTCGCGTCCTGAGTCGCATCCGAGGCTGCCAGGACGTGGATGAGGAGTTCGACTACATCAGGACCAGCatcgaggaggaggagaaggagctgCGTGGAG GTGGGATCATTCTTCTGCGCATGCTCCGCCACGGACCCACCCGCAGGGCTCTGATCGTTGGCTGTGGCCTTCAGATGTTCCAGCAGCTGACTGGCATCAACACCGTCAT GTACTACAGCGCCACCATTCTGCAGATGTCAGGTGTGCGCGAAGAGAGGCGGGCCATCTGGTTGTCGGCCGTCACCTCCGGGACCAACTTTGTGTGCACGTCCCTCAGCATCTGGCTGGTGGACAGAGTCGGGCGCAGGAAACTGACGCTGGCCAGTCTCACGG gtaccGCTCTGAGTCTCAGCGTTTTGTCACTCGGCTTCTTGCTGTCAGCTCAGTACTCTCCCGCAGTAACACTGCGACCGCTCGACTCCCACAACTCCTCCTGCGTACAATACGg CCACTGTGGAGACTGCATGTTGAATCCTGCCTGTGGCTTTTGCTACCGCGAGAACAGCAGCAGCGGCGTTTTTGACTCCGCCTGCCTGCCCGTCGATCCCAAGACCACCGAGCACTCGGCGTGGGGACG GTGTGCCAACAAAACGGACTCGCCGGAGGGTCCATTCTGGGCGTACAACTTCTGCCCTACGTCTTACTCTTGGATCGTGCTGATGGGTCTCCTCCTCTACCTGACTTTCTTTGCTCCAG GGATGGGCCCCATGCCTTGGACTATCAACTCTGAGATCTACCCACTGTGGGCTCGCAGCACTGGAAATGCCTGCTCGGCCGGCGTCAACTGGATCTTCAACGTCGTCCTCTCTCTCACATTTCTTCACATCGCCGAGCTCATCACCTATCAAG GCATCTTCTTCGTGTACATGGGCTTCACCGTCCTGGGCCTGGTCTTCGCGTTTGGGTGCCTCCCCGAGACGCAGGGACTGCAGCTGGAGGACATCGAGAACCTGTTCACGGGTCCGTTCTGCTCCTGCGGCACCTCCCCGAACCTCAGCAATCAGAACATCCAGTATATTCGGGTAAAAGGCAACAATTATCTGCCGTCAGACAACGACACCTCTGACATAGACTAG